In a genomic window of Phycodurus eques isolate BA_2022a chromosome 2, UOR_Pequ_1.1, whole genome shotgun sequence:
- the adgrg1 gene encoding adhesion G-protein coupled receptor G1, translating to MEASFTKRLRGLSIFIFILSKVSCDRDLHFCGTWRHGKHPLSLSFNISPGCGQIAIAANESSLAVRGQIAAQCRRTGVHQLNHQALESDGETRFCLHWEPLRDQLKLQMGVRNYTLCWPSGMPDSCCTYLSYGSNAPEATYGIADGMIEDDVITRKTLTAYTFDGSTVKCTTFCPEQSHGDAQVKMTDHASVAPLCDLSLELELKDDFTGVDINSPPVEGVAPVSATTIYLPQALKQAVKNNSKMVYTFFKNNSIFQEGLKKERVLDDVVEISIENEVIEDLPDPIRIGFHHDIIPKTHSRACVSWDTRKEPMKVKWSMEGCRTQQRGTRHTECLCDHLTYFTVLVQLEPRPVRHLLALTAITSLGCAVSFISGIALIVFLCRRRRTKDPTAAIHLGLAVSVTFLNLLFFFTGVLANAGAQDLCVLVGAGLHYALLSAFFWMGIEVLHSFWLVYMVFRPSPNICVWNLLGFVLPAIPIIILAGVGDIYGLREVMSSQDNDNPFKMCWMKSNSKALLAHYLTNTMVLAFLVSVGLLMLFLVYREIRTRDDWRKNHVAFLSIWGLSCLFGTTWGLAFLDFGPFSDFILFISCILNSFQGFLLMLRFFMLEWMRKHTMRIKDSPANVCHVLASPSTISQEPLEPLCPSY from the exons ATGGAGGCCTCATTTACCAAGCGTCTGAGGGGATTGTcaatcttcatcttcatcctctcTAAAG TGTCGTGTGACCGAGACTTGCACTTTTGCGGCACCTGGCGGCATGGCAAACATCCCCTGAGCCTGAGCTTCAACATCTCGCCAGGGTGCGGTCAGATTGCTATAGCGGCCAACGAGAGCTCCTTGGCCGTCCGTGGGCAGATCGCAGCGCAATGCAGGCGCACCGGCGTACACCAGCTCAATCACCAGGCACTCGAATCTGACGGGGAGACTCGCTTCTGCTTGCACTGGGAGCCGCTGCGGGACCAACTGAAATTACAG ATGGGAGTGAGGAACTACACCCTTTGCTGGCCCAGTGGCATGCCCGACTCCTGTTGCACGTACCTGTCATACGGCTCCAACGCACCCGAGGCCACCTACGGCATCGCAGACGGGATGATCGAGGACGATGTCATCACCCGTAAAACCCTGACGGCCTACACATTCGACGGGAGCACTGTCAAATGCA ctACCTTCTGTCCTGAGCAGAGCCATGGAGACGCCCAAGTTAAAAT GACTGACCACGCTTCTGTGGCTCCTCTCTGCGACCTCAGCTTGGAACTGGAGCTCAAGGATGACTTCACAGGTGTTGATATCAACTCGCCT CCTGTGGAAGGTGTTGCCCCAGTGTCTGCCACCACCATCTACCTTCCCCAGGCTTTGAAGCAAGCTGTAAAGAACAACAGCAAAATGGTCTACACCTTCTTCAAAAACAACTCCATTTTCCAG GAGGGTCTCAAGAAGGAAAGGGTTCTTGACGATGTGGTCGAAATCTCCATTGAGAACGAGGTCATCGAGGACTTGCCTGACCCAATAAGGATTGGCTTCCATCATGACATCATCCCT AAAACACATTCAAGGGCATGTGTCTCGTGGGACACCAGGAAAG aGCCGATGAAGGTGAAGTGGTCGATGGAGGGCTGCAGGACGCAGCAGAGAGGAACTAGGCACACTGAATGCCTCTGCGACCACCTGACCTACTTCACAGTGCTGGTG CAACTGGAGCCTCGGCCGGTGCGCCACCTGCTGGCTCTAACTGCCATTACGTCTCTGGGCTGCGCGGTGTCTTTTATCAGCGGCATCGCCCTCATCGTCTTTCTTTGCCGGAGAAG GCGTACTAAGGATCCAACCGCAGCCATCCACCTGGGCCTGGCTGTGTCTGTCACCTTTCTTAACCTGCTCTTCTTCTTCACGGGAGTCCTGGCTAATGCGGGAGCTCAGGACTTGTGCGTCCTGGTGGGAGCGGGCCTTCATTACGCCCTGCTCAGCGCCTTCTTCTGGATGGGCATCGAAGTGCTCCACTCCTTCTGGCTAGTCTATATGGTCTTCAGACCCTCCCCGAACATCTGCGTGTGGAACCTGCTCGGCTTCG TCCTTCCTGCCATTCCCATCATTATCCTGGCTGGGGTTGGTGACATCTATGGGCTGAGGGAAGTGATGTCAAGCCAGGACAACGACAACCCTTTCAAGAT GTGCTGGATGAAGTCCAACTCCAAGGCCTTGCTGGCTCACTACCTCACCAACACCATGGTGCTGGCCTTTCTGGTGTCAGTGGGCTTGCTGATGCTTTTCCTGGTCTACCGGGAGATTCGCACCAGGGACGATTGGCGGAAGAACCACGTGGCCTTCCTCAGTATCTGGGGCCTCAGCTGTCTGTTTGGCACCACCTGGGGTCTCGCCTTCCTCGACTTTGGACCTTTTTCGGACTTTATCCTCttcatctcctgcatccttaATTCCTTCCAAG GCTTCCTGCTGATGCTGAGGTTTTTCATGCTGGAATGGATGCGCAAGCACACGATGAGGATCAAAGACTCACCCGCCAATGTTTGTCATGTGCTCGCGTCGCCGTCCACCATCAGTCAGGAACCTCTGGAGCCGCTTTGTCCGAGTTATTGA